A window of the Quadrisphaera sp. DSM 44207 genome harbors these coding sequences:
- a CDS encoding exodeoxyribonuclease III, whose protein sequence is MRLATWNVNSIRARVDRVAAWLQRSDVDVLAVQETKCRDDQFPTERFAELGYEVAHAGLSQWNGVAVLSRVGLDDVEVGFPGQPCWAEQTEVEARALGATCGGVRVWSLYVPNGRALGDPHLDYKLDWLAALRETGARWLAQDPQAPVALCGDWNVAPTDEDVWDVAVFTDSTHVSPAERAAFAAVVDAGYADLVRPHAPGPGVYTYWDYKQLRFPRREGMRIDFVLGSPALAARVEGAFVDREERKGKGASDHAPVVVDLR, encoded by the coding sequence GTGCGACTGGCGACCTGGAACGTCAACTCCATCCGCGCCCGCGTCGACCGCGTGGCCGCCTGGCTGCAGCGCAGCGACGTCGACGTCCTCGCGGTGCAGGAGACCAAGTGCCGGGACGACCAGTTCCCGACCGAGCGCTTCGCCGAGCTCGGCTACGAGGTCGCGCACGCGGGCCTGAGCCAGTGGAACGGCGTGGCGGTGCTCTCGCGGGTCGGGCTGGACGACGTCGAGGTCGGCTTCCCGGGCCAGCCGTGCTGGGCGGAGCAGACCGAGGTCGAGGCCCGGGCGCTCGGCGCCACGTGCGGCGGGGTGCGCGTGTGGAGCCTGTACGTGCCCAACGGGCGCGCGCTCGGCGACCCGCACCTGGACTACAAGCTCGACTGGCTCGCCGCCCTGCGCGAGACCGGCGCGCGCTGGCTGGCGCAGGACCCGCAGGCCCCGGTCGCCCTGTGCGGCGACTGGAACGTCGCCCCCACCGACGAGGACGTGTGGGACGTCGCCGTCTTCACCGACTCCACCCACGTCTCCCCCGCCGAGCGCGCCGCGTTCGCCGCCGTGGTCGACGCCGGCTACGCCGACCTCGTGCGCCCGCACGCGCCGGGCCCGGGCGTGTACACGTACTGGGACTACAAGCAGCTGCGCTTCCCGCGCCGCGAGGGCATGCGGATCGACTTCGTGCTCGGCTCGCCCGCCCTGGCCGCCCGCGTCGAGGGCGCGTTCGTCGACCGCGAGGAGCGCAAGGGCAAGGGCGCCAGCGACCACGCGCCGGTCGTCGTCGACCTGCGCTGA
- a CDS encoding GNAT family N-acetyltransferase, giving the protein MDAEDLQRAVDEAITHGVRRGHLHAVAEDDVLDGRTITLQGRRLVNFGSCSYLGLETHPAMRAGVVDAVVRYGTQFSSSRAYVSAPPYARVEEELSQLLRRPAFVAPSTTLGHLATLPTVVGPRDALLLDHQVHTSVQSAATHVRAQGSAVELVPHNDLEVLERRVVELSRRARRVWYAADGLYSMYADFAPLAGLDELLARHPQLWLYLDDAHGFSWTGSQGRGHVLEHAAPATLERAVVAGSLNKSFAAAGGAFSFPDAETRRRVSTVGGPMIFSGPVQPPMLGALLASFALHRGPEVAERQRHLLRLVRQFNALADEAGLPLVSDSEAPIRCIGAGDPAVAHALVARLRAAGAFADTAVFPAVSAKRSGARLTLTAHHTPDDVTAVVEALAQALPAALAEGGSSLAVVHQRFARQLRRGRAAPAEVPAAVPVQRRPGLRLERADSVDRLDPAEWDALLGGRGAFDVAALRVLEAVFARGGDDAPPEDRWDFSYWIVRDDARGGAPVAATFFTTALWKDDMLSSAALSAEVERLRAERGDPYFLTSRVLATGSLLTEGEHLWLDRSADWRGALRVLLDAARAEEDRAGASALVLRDLPDGDEELHELLVGEGFARVPVGRAWTRHLDFDGDDGFLASLRKKARQHVRARVLPWEARYRVDVLAGGPGAAPAPAPAEVDHLHDLYRRVHARGLDLNVFPLPRRTLDAVLASPGWEVVTLSLREGGPGRPVAFCATQVGAEHVQPLFLGLDYDYVADHHAYQQVLWQALRSGQRHGAARVLYGLSAGLHKARFGAVPEERWAYVQATDTYNSDVLARLAQTVAAAPR; this is encoded by the coding sequence ATGGACGCCGAGGATCTGCAGCGGGCCGTGGACGAGGCCATCACGCACGGCGTGCGGCGGGGGCACCTGCACGCCGTCGCGGAGGACGACGTCCTCGACGGGCGGACCATCACCCTGCAGGGCCGGCGCCTGGTGAACTTCGGCTCCTGCTCGTACCTGGGCCTGGAGACCCACCCGGCCATGCGCGCCGGGGTGGTGGACGCCGTCGTCCGCTACGGCACGCAGTTCTCCTCCTCGCGCGCCTACGTCTCCGCCCCGCCCTACGCGCGGGTGGAGGAGGAGCTGTCGCAGCTGCTGCGGCGCCCCGCCTTCGTGGCCCCGAGCACGACGCTCGGGCACCTGGCGACGCTGCCGACCGTGGTGGGCCCGCGCGACGCGCTGCTGCTGGACCACCAGGTGCACACGAGCGTCCAGAGCGCCGCCACGCACGTGCGGGCGCAGGGCAGCGCGGTGGAGCTCGTGCCGCACAACGACCTCGAGGTGCTCGAGCGCCGCGTCGTCGAGCTCTCCCGGCGCGCGCGGCGCGTCTGGTACGCCGCCGACGGGCTGTACTCGATGTACGCGGACTTCGCGCCCCTGGCCGGGCTCGACGAGCTGCTCGCGCGCCACCCGCAGCTGTGGCTGTACCTGGACGACGCGCACGGCTTCTCCTGGACCGGCTCCCAGGGCCGCGGCCACGTCCTCGAGCACGCCGCTCCCGCCACGCTCGAGCGCGCGGTCGTCGCCGGCTCGCTCAACAAGTCCTTCGCCGCCGCCGGCGGCGCGTTCTCCTTCCCGGACGCCGAGACGCGGCGGCGCGTCTCCACCGTCGGCGGGCCGATGATCTTCTCCGGGCCGGTCCAGCCGCCGATGCTCGGCGCCCTGCTGGCCTCGTTCGCGCTGCACCGCGGGCCCGAGGTCGCCGAGCGCCAGCGGCACCTGCTGCGCCTGGTGCGGCAGTTCAACGCCCTCGCCGACGAGGCCGGCCTGCCGCTGGTCTCCGACAGCGAGGCACCCATCCGCTGCATCGGCGCGGGCGACCCCGCGGTCGCCCACGCCCTGGTCGCCCGCCTGCGCGCGGCCGGCGCCTTCGCCGACACCGCCGTCTTCCCCGCCGTGTCGGCCAAGCGCTCCGGCGCGCGGCTGACCCTGACCGCCCACCACACCCCGGACGACGTCACCGCCGTCGTCGAGGCCCTCGCGCAGGCCCTGCCGGCCGCCCTCGCCGAGGGCGGCAGCTCGCTGGCGGTGGTGCACCAGCGCTTCGCCCGGCAGCTGCGCCGCGGGCGCGCCGCGCCGGCCGAGGTCCCGGCCGCCGTCCCCGTCCAGCGCCGCCCGGGCCTGCGGCTGGAGCGGGCCGACAGCGTCGACCGGCTCGACCCGGCCGAGTGGGACGCCCTGCTCGGCGGGCGCGGCGCCTTCGACGTCGCCGCGCTGCGCGTGCTGGAGGCCGTCTTCGCCCGCGGCGGCGACGACGCTCCTCCGGAGGACCGCTGGGACTTCTCGTACTGGATCGTGCGCGACGACGCCCGGGGCGGTGCCCCGGTGGCCGCGACCTTCTTCACCACCGCCCTGTGGAAGGACGACATGCTCTCCTCCGCGGCGCTGTCCGCGGAGGTCGAGCGGCTGCGCGCCGAGCGCGGCGACCCCTACTTCCTCACCTCGCGCGTGCTCGCGACCGGCTCGCTGCTCACCGAGGGCGAGCACCTGTGGCTGGACCGCTCGGCGGACTGGCGGGGCGCGCTGCGCGTCCTCCTCGACGCCGCGCGCGCCGAGGAGGACCGCGCGGGCGCCTCCGCCCTCGTCCTGCGCGACCTGCCCGACGGCGACGAGGAGCTGCACGAGCTGCTCGTGGGCGAGGGCTTCGCGCGCGTGCCGGTCGGCCGGGCCTGGACCCGCCACCTGGACTTCGACGGCGACGACGGCTTCCTCGCCTCGCTGCGCAAGAAGGCCCGCCAGCACGTGCGGGCCCGGGTGCTGCCGTGGGAGGCGCGCTACCGCGTCGACGTCCTGGCCGGCGGGCCCGGCGCGGCCCCGGCCCCGGCCCCGGCGGAGGTCGACCACCTGCACGACCTGTACCGCCGCGTGCACGCGCGCGGCCTCGACCTCAACGTCTTCCCCCTGCCGCGGCGCACCCTCGACGCGGTGCTGGCCTCCCCCGGCTGGGAGGTGGTCACGCTGTCCCTGCGCGAGGGCGGCCCGGGGCGGCCCGTGGCGTTCTGCGCCACCCAGGTCGGCGCTGAGCACGTCCAGCCGCTCTTCCTCGGGCTCGACTACGACTACGTGGCCGACCACCACGCCTACCAGCAGGTGCTGTGGCAGGCGCTGCGCTCGGGGCAGCGGCACGGGGCCGCGCGCGTGCTCTACGGCCTGTCGGCGGGCCTGCACAAGGCCCGCTTCGGGGCCGTGCCGGAGGAGCGATGGGCGTACGTGCAGGCCACCGACACGTACAACAGCGACGTCCTCGCCCGCCTGGCGCAGACCGTGGCCGCCGCGCCCCGTTGA
- a CDS encoding SDR family oxidoreductase, with translation MSQDQTTPQDPTSQYAQADDLETQKIDHPGLESDMRSAPDYGEETYRGSGRLEGRRALITGGDSGIGRAVALAFAREGADVAIVYLPEEEQDAQETARVVREAGREIVTLPGDLREESFCSEVVERTVAELGGLDVLVSNAAYQMAVEGIEDLSTEQLLRTYTTNVFATFWLVKAAVRHLQPGSSIIITTSVQAYQPSPSLLDYASTKGALVNLTKGLAQELAPKGIRVNTVAPGPIWTPLIPATMPEEQVESFGAQSPLGRPGQPAELAPAYVFFASQESSYITGDRLGVTGGQPLP, from the coding sequence GTGAGCCAGGACCAGACCACCCCCCAGGACCCCACGAGCCAGTACGCCCAGGCCGACGACCTGGAGACGCAGAAGATCGACCACCCCGGCCTGGAGTCCGACATGCGCTCGGCGCCGGACTACGGCGAGGAGACCTACCGCGGCAGCGGCCGCCTGGAGGGCAGGCGCGCCCTGATCACCGGCGGCGACTCCGGCATCGGCCGCGCGGTGGCGCTCGCGTTCGCCCGCGAGGGCGCCGACGTGGCCATCGTCTACCTGCCCGAGGAGGAGCAGGACGCGCAGGAGACCGCCCGCGTCGTCCGCGAGGCCGGCCGCGAGATCGTCACCCTGCCCGGCGACCTGCGCGAGGAGTCCTTCTGCTCCGAGGTCGTCGAGCGCACCGTCGCCGAGCTCGGCGGCCTCGACGTCCTGGTCTCCAACGCCGCCTACCAGATGGCGGTCGAGGGCATCGAGGACCTGAGCACCGAGCAGCTGCTGCGCACCTACACCACCAACGTCTTCGCGACGTTCTGGCTGGTCAAGGCGGCGGTGCGCCACCTGCAGCCGGGCTCGAGCATCATCATCACCACCTCGGTGCAGGCCTACCAGCCCTCGCCGTCCCTGCTCGACTACGCCTCGACCAAGGGCGCGCTGGTCAACCTCACCAAGGGCCTGGCCCAGGAGCTGGCGCCCAAGGGCATCCGCGTCAACACCGTCGCGCCGGGCCCGATCTGGACCCCGCTGATCCCGGCGACCATGCCGGAGGAGCAGGTGGAGAGCTTCGGCGCCCAGAGCCCGCTGGGCCGCCCCGGCCAGCCCGCCGAGCTCGCTCCGGCGTACGTGTTCTTCGCCTCCCAGGAGTCCAGCTACATCACCGGCGACCGCCTCGGCGTCACCGGCGGTCAGCCGCTGCCCTGA
- a CDS encoding ATP-binding protein, with protein MTTPAAEPLALLAAADPRTAAGLCELACDALGAAAAAVTSCGPAGAAVLAAVERRGAGRLPGLPPGSYADAAARGAAGLAGHVRVPLRGRDGEPLGALDAVAAEPLAVGPGALRLLDLAAAALARDLEVDALRAAAARRARLQVGLADLRRRSAAGARVEEVLAGGARLVAEALGADGWQVLQLVGWAPQRTAVRPWPGVTAPVRRGPGAWSRDLTARALACGGVLEPGRPEEPSLVVVLASPQGPVGLLALHRDAPRSSTPEELQLAASVGELLGSSVALRESEDGLERREELKRLLLDLATRFTSLAPDDVHRSIDRALADVGAHLGCALVALHRVSGDGAAVRPTHRWAAPDADTDAQVPVEDPEWLEAVLTGRSVVLRASPARPHPLLVVPLRVDGRATGAVTLVRDALSSPWQEDIPARLLPLGAALAGATARMHAVNALHESERRYRDVVDSVADIIVHAGPDGQVAFINRAWTEFTGLSLEETVGGDPLRRIHPDDKAVAAAHLHAAITGTDDGSAREVRMYAHDGSVRWMEVKGRALRDDEGALAGFSGIVHDVTERREAEARVRRAAEQAEQARREAEQARDEAEQARDEAERARDEAERSSRAKSEFLSRMSHELRTPLNAILGFGQLLQLADLAEEDGENVDQILRAGRHLLDLINEVLDVVRIESGALTLSIEAVDVGDVVAESLDLVRTAAGARGITLRAPARRCGLLALADRQRLKQVLINLLSNTVKYGRDDGESVVRCEVLPPDRAPQDLADPGFGWLRLSVADDGRGIPADRIKDVFTPFERLGAETTSIEGSGVGLSVTRTLVEALGGRVDLCSEQGRGTTFWVDLPLAEAPTSCPVPAGAGAVGDAAGAPGPRRTVLYVEDNPSNVMLVRRVLSRRPHLHLVVAHDGADGLEEAARSAPDLVLLDLHLPSVPGQEVLAALREHADPALREVPVVVVSADVSAGTEARVLAAGATAFLPKPLDVRHLLEVLDERVPVS; from the coding sequence ATGACGACGCCCGCCGCCGAACCGCTCGCGCTGCTCGCCGCCGCCGACCCGCGCACCGCGGCCGGGCTGTGCGAGCTGGCCTGCGACGCGCTCGGCGCGGCCGCGGCGGCGGTGACGTCCTGCGGGCCCGCCGGCGCCGCGGTGCTGGCCGCCGTCGAGCGCCGCGGAGCGGGCCGGCTGCCGGGCCTGCCGCCGGGCTCCTACGCCGACGCGGCGGCCCGCGGGGCCGCGGGGCTGGCCGGGCACGTGCGCGTGCCGCTGCGCGGCCGCGACGGCGAGCCGCTGGGCGCCCTGGACGCCGTCGCCGCCGAGCCGCTCGCCGTCGGGCCCGGCGCGCTGCGCCTGCTCGACCTGGCCGCCGCGGCGCTGGCGCGCGACCTGGAGGTCGACGCGCTGCGCGCGGCCGCAGCGCGCCGGGCGCGGCTGCAGGTCGGCCTGGCCGACCTGCGCCGCCGCAGCGCCGCGGGCGCGCGCGTCGAGGAGGTCCTCGCCGGCGGCGCCCGGCTCGTCGCGGAGGCGCTCGGGGCCGACGGGTGGCAGGTGCTGCAGCTGGTGGGGTGGGCCCCGCAGCGCACCGCCGTCCGCCCGTGGCCCGGCGTGACCGCCCCCGTGCGCCGGGGCCCCGGCGCCTGGAGCAGGGACCTCACCGCCCGGGCGCTCGCCTGCGGCGGGGTCCTGGAGCCCGGCCGCCCCGAGGAGCCCTCGCTCGTCGTCGTGCTGGCCTCCCCGCAGGGGCCGGTGGGCCTGCTCGCGCTGCACCGGGACGCGCCGCGCTCGAGCACCCCCGAGGAGCTGCAGCTGGCGGCGTCCGTCGGGGAGCTGCTCGGGTCCTCGGTCGCGCTGCGCGAGAGCGAGGACGGCCTGGAGCGGCGCGAGGAGCTCAAGCGCCTCCTGCTCGACCTCGCCACCCGGTTCACCAGCCTGGCGCCCGACGACGTGCACCGCTCCATCGACCGCGCCCTCGCGGACGTCGGCGCCCACCTCGGGTGCGCCCTCGTCGCCCTGCACCGCGTGAGCGGGGACGGCGCGGCGGTGCGCCCGACCCACCGCTGGGCCGCTCCCGACGCCGACACCGACGCGCAGGTGCCCGTGGAGGACCCTGAGTGGCTCGAGGCGGTGCTCACCGGGCGGTCGGTGGTGCTGCGCGCGTCCCCGGCGCGCCCGCACCCGCTGCTCGTCGTCCCCCTGCGCGTCGACGGGCGCGCGACCGGTGCCGTGACCCTCGTGCGGGACGCCCTCAGCTCCCCCTGGCAGGAGGACATCCCGGCCCGGCTGCTGCCCCTCGGCGCCGCGCTCGCCGGCGCCACCGCCCGGATGCACGCCGTCAACGCCCTGCACGAGTCCGAGCGGCGCTACCGCGACGTGGTCGACAGCGTCGCGGACATCATCGTGCACGCCGGCCCCGACGGGCAGGTGGCCTTCATCAACCGCGCGTGGACGGAGTTCACCGGGCTCTCCCTGGAGGAGACCGTCGGCGGCGACCCGCTGCGCCGCATCCACCCCGACGACAAGGCCGTCGCCGCGGCCCATCTGCACGCCGCGATCACGGGCACGGACGACGGCAGCGCCCGCGAGGTGCGGATGTACGCCCACGACGGCTCCGTGCGGTGGATGGAGGTCAAGGGCCGCGCCCTGCGCGACGACGAGGGCGCGCTCGCCGGCTTCTCCGGCATCGTCCACGACGTCACGGAGCGCCGCGAGGCCGAGGCGCGGGTGCGCCGCGCCGCGGAGCAGGCGGAGCAGGCCCGCCGGGAGGCCGAGCAGGCCCGCGACGAGGCGGAGCAGGCCCGCGACGAGGCCGAGCGCGCCCGCGACGAGGCCGAGCGCTCGAGCCGGGCCAAGAGCGAGTTCCTCTCCCGGATGTCGCACGAGCTGCGCACGCCCCTGAACGCCATCCTCGGCTTCGGGCAGCTGCTGCAGCTGGCGGACCTGGCCGAGGAGGACGGCGAGAACGTCGACCAGATCCTGCGCGCCGGGCGCCACCTGCTCGACCTCATCAACGAGGTCCTCGACGTCGTGCGGATCGAGTCCGGCGCGCTGACGCTCTCGATCGAGGCCGTCGACGTCGGCGACGTCGTCGCGGAGAGCCTGGACCTCGTGCGCACGGCCGCGGGCGCGCGCGGGATCACCCTGCGCGCCCCCGCGCGCCGCTGCGGCCTGCTCGCCCTCGCCGACCGGCAGCGGCTCAAGCAGGTGCTCATCAACCTGCTCTCCAACACCGTCAAGTACGGCAGGGACGACGGGGAGTCCGTCGTGCGGTGCGAGGTGCTGCCGCCCGACCGGGCCCCGCAGGACCTGGCGGACCCCGGCTTCGGGTGGCTGCGCCTGAGCGTGGCGGACGACGGGCGGGGCATCCCCGCCGACCGGATCAAGGACGTCTTCACGCCCTTCGAGCGCCTGGGCGCGGAGACCACGTCCATCGAGGGCAGCGGGGTCGGCCTGTCGGTCACCCGCACCCTCGTGGAGGCGCTCGGCGGGCGCGTGGACCTGTGCAGCGAGCAGGGCCGGGGCACGACGTTCTGGGTGGACCTGCCCCTGGCGGAGGCGCCGACGTCCTGCCCCGTGCCTGCGGGCGCGGGCGCGGTCGGGGACGCCGCGGGCGCGCCCGGGCCCCGGCGCACCGTCCTGTACGTCGAGGACAACCCCTCCAACGTCATGCTCGTGCGCCGCGTGCTCAGCCGCCGGCCGCACCTGCACCTCGTCGTCGCGCACGACGGCGCCGACGGGCTGGAGGAGGCCGCGCGCTCGGCGCCCGACCTGGTCCTGCTGGACCTGCACCTGCCGTCCGTGCCGGGCCAGGAGGTGCTGGCGGCCCTGCGCGAGCACGCGGACCCGGCGCTGCGCGAGGTGCCCGTGGTCGTGGTCAGCGCCGACGTCAGCGCCGGCACCGAGGCGCGGGTCCTGGCGGCCGGCGCGACGGCGTTCCTGCCCAAGCCCCTCGACGTCCGGCACCTGCTGGAGGTCCTCGACGAGCGGGTCCCGGTCTCGTGA
- a CDS encoding alpha/beta fold hydrolase: protein MVVRSSPPDAWVATDDGARLAVLVDEPEPAAGSASATVVLVHGWTLAARVWDRAGEQLRAARPDVRVVRYDQRGHGASRAPATAGAEATIGRLGLDLAAVLDAVAPCGPLVLAGHSMGGMAVMALAGRAPALLAERVAGVLLCSTSAGGLAATGRALAPLMAALAALPEGVRVPRVPAVLNRRANYGPGTALRLVARTSRALGPVSGRTTGTWFAALMAHDESRALPVLAASGVPVRIVVGQADRLTPLPHARALADALPRARFDVVPGAGHMLLVERPDVVAGALAQLLPGRRDGAGARGSGGQGSG from the coding sequence GTGGTCGTGCGCTCCTCGCCGCCCGACGCCTGGGTCGCCACGGACGACGGCGCGCGCCTCGCCGTGCTCGTCGACGAGCCGGAGCCCGCCGCCGGCTCGGCGAGCGCGACGGTCGTGCTCGTGCACGGGTGGACCCTCGCCGCGCGCGTGTGGGACCGCGCGGGAGAGCAGCTGCGCGCCGCGCGCCCCGACGTGCGCGTGGTGCGCTACGACCAGCGCGGGCACGGCGCGTCCCGGGCGCCGGCGACCGCGGGCGCCGAGGCCACCATCGGCCGCCTCGGGCTCGACCTCGCCGCGGTGCTCGACGCGGTGGCGCCGTGCGGCCCGCTGGTGCTGGCCGGGCACTCCATGGGCGGCATGGCGGTGATGGCCCTCGCCGGGCGGGCGCCGGCGCTGCTGGCGGAGCGGGTGGCCGGCGTCCTGCTGTGCAGCACCTCCGCCGGCGGGCTCGCGGCGACGGGCCGGGCGCTGGCGCCGCTCATGGCGGCGCTCGCGGCGCTGCCCGAGGGCGTGCGGGTGCCCCGCGTGCCGGCGGTGCTCAACCGGCGCGCGAACTACGGACCGGGCACGGCCCTGCGGCTGGTCGCGCGGACCAGCCGGGCGCTGGGGCCGGTCTCGGGGCGCACCACGGGCACGTGGTTCGCGGCGCTGATGGCGCACGACGAGAGCCGGGCGCTGCCGGTGCTCGCGGCGAGCGGGGTGCCCGTGCGCATCGTCGTGGGGCAGGCCGACCGCCTCACGCCGCTGCCGCACGCGCGGGCCCTGGCCGACGCCCTGCCGCGGGCCCGGTTCGACGTCGTCCCCGGCGCGGGGCACATGCTGCTGGTGGAGCGGCCCGACGTCGTCGCCGGCGCCCTGGCGCAGCTGCTGCCAGGGCGCCGGGACGGCGCGGGGGCTCGGGGCAGCGGAGGTCAGGGCAGCGGCTGA
- a CDS encoding response regulator: protein MSAPTARPGTDLDPALGDLLAQSLSRGVRTPLHSLLGFLELLATSGVDAEQRRLVDQLVTSSEELVTSGDRLVWLLRVLGGAPAPPPQPVRVADLLDELAGLTGAPVVTSTGPGAPRGLTTDVPALSQLLSELLGNAVLHGGAPVVLAVAQGAAPGRVRLSVADAGPGLPEPAQRALLAAPGPLSGATPVGLLLVRRLADRLGGRLDVASSRAGTRITVDLPVDPSLDPPVDPPVDPPARPAARPTVPGGAGGAPLRVLLVEDNATNRLLAQRQLQRLGHELTAVATGEEGVRAALAGGADVVLMDLHLPDVDGAEATRRIRAAEADAGPGVRRLPVVAVTADATPAAREACLAAGVDAIVHKPVDLEELGAVLRRVAGPAASSGPAAAAGPSRPVPPVVRRLAGRVDGDPDAVAQFVTTYLGELPGRRLRIQASLRRAEPRAVLAAAESLRASSETMGAAALAGACAALGAAVRGEDLDTARAFLPSLLLQCQQLQEDLAPYTEPGRVAAALAVLA from the coding sequence GTGAGCGCGCCGACCGCGCGGCCCGGCACCGACCTCGACCCGGCTCTGGGCGACCTGCTCGCCCAGAGCCTGAGCCGGGGCGTGCGCACGCCGCTGCACAGCCTCCTCGGCTTCCTGGAGCTCCTCGCGACGAGCGGCGTGGACGCCGAGCAGCGCCGCCTCGTCGATCAGCTGGTCACCAGCTCCGAGGAGCTGGTGACCAGCGGCGACCGCCTGGTGTGGCTGCTGCGGGTCCTCGGCGGCGCGCCCGCGCCGCCGCCGCAGCCCGTGCGGGTCGCGGACCTGCTCGACGAGCTGGCCGGCCTGACCGGCGCGCCCGTCGTCACGTCCACCGGCCCCGGCGCGCCCCGGGGCCTGACCACCGACGTGCCCGCCCTCTCCCAGCTGCTCAGCGAGCTGCTGGGCAACGCCGTCCTGCACGGCGGCGCCCCCGTCGTCCTCGCGGTGGCGCAGGGCGCCGCGCCGGGGCGGGTGCGCCTCAGCGTCGCGGACGCCGGGCCGGGCCTGCCCGAGCCCGCGCAGCGCGCGCTGCTCGCGGCGCCGGGCCCCCTGAGCGGGGCGACGCCCGTGGGGCTGCTGCTCGTGCGCCGCCTCGCCGACCGCCTCGGCGGGCGCCTGGACGTCGCGAGCAGCCGCGCGGGCACGCGCATCACCGTGGACCTGCCCGTCGACCCGTCCCTCGACCCGCCCGTCGACCCGCCCGTCGACCCGCCGGCGCGCCCGGCCGCGCGCCCGACCGTGCCCGGCGGTGCGGGGGGCGCCCCGCTGCGGGTGCTGCTCGTGGAGGACAACGCCACGAACCGGCTGCTCGCGCAGCGGCAGCTGCAGCGCCTCGGGCACGAGCTGACCGCCGTGGCCACCGGCGAGGAGGGCGTGCGCGCGGCGCTGGCGGGCGGCGCGGACGTCGTCCTCATGGACCTGCACCTGCCCGACGTGGACGGCGCCGAGGCCACCCGCCGGATCCGGGCCGCCGAGGCGGACGCCGGCCCGGGCGTGCGGCGGCTGCCCGTGGTGGCCGTCACCGCCGACGCGACCCCCGCGGCGCGCGAGGCGTGCCTGGCCGCCGGCGTCGACGCGATCGTGCACAAGCCGGTCGACCTGGAGGAGCTCGGCGCCGTCCTGCGCCGCGTGGCCGGGCCGGCCGCCAGCAGCGGCCCGGCAGCGGCCGCGGGCCCCTCGCGGCCCGTCCCGCCGGTCGTGCGCCGCCTCGCCGGCCGCGTGGACGGCGACCCGGACGCCGTCGCGCAGTTCGTCACCACCTACCTGGGGGAGCTGCCGGGGCGGCGGCTGCGGATCCAGGCCTCGCTGCGCCGCGCCGAGCCGCGGGCGGTGCTGGCGGCGGCGGAGTCGCTGCGCGCCTCCAGCGAGACCATGGGCGCGGCCGCCCTGGCCGGCGCGTGCGCCGCGCTGGGCGCCGCCGTGCGCGGGGAGGACCTCGACACCGCTCGCGCCTTCCTGCCGTCGCTGCTGCTGCAGTGCCAGCAGCTGCAGGAGGACCTCGCGCCCTACACCGAGCCCGGTCGCGTCGCCGCCGCGCTCGCCGTCCTCGCCTGA
- a CDS encoding SDR family oxidoreductase, with protein sequence MDDAPTALVTGASAGLGLAFARALAARGHDLVLVARDAARLEALAADLRAQHGAAVQVLPADLADREALAAVAERAGSASRPVDLLVNNAGFGLRQPVVGGDVREHERALDVMCRAVLVLSAAAATAMRERGRGAVVNVSSVAGWTAMGTYAAAKAWTTTFTEGLAGELRGTGVSATALCPGFVRTEFHARMGEDTSGSPAWAWLDADAVVEQALADAGRGAVVSVPSRRYALAALGLRLAPRPLVRAASGGVGARRAPWPMGRDRGPRAAGS encoded by the coding sequence GTGGACGACGCCCCCACCGCCCTCGTCACCGGCGCCAGCGCCGGCCTCGGCCTCGCGTTCGCGCGCGCCCTGGCCGCGCGCGGGCACGACCTGGTCCTCGTCGCGCGCGACGCCGCCCGCCTGGAGGCCCTGGCGGCCGACCTGCGCGCGCAGCACGGGGCGGCGGTGCAGGTGCTGCCCGCCGACCTCGCCGACCGGGAGGCCCTGGCGGCGGTGGCCGAGCGGGCCGGGTCGGCGTCGCGGCCCGTGGACCTGCTCGTCAACAACGCCGGCTTCGGCCTGCGCCAGCCCGTGGTCGGCGGCGACGTGCGCGAGCACGAGCGCGCGCTGGACGTGATGTGCCGGGCGGTGCTCGTGCTCAGCGCCGCCGCGGCCACGGCCATGCGCGAGCGCGGCCGCGGCGCCGTCGTCAACGTCTCCAGCGTCGCCGGCTGGACGGCGATGGGCACCTACGCCGCGGCCAAGGCGTGGACGACGACGTTCACCGAGGGCCTGGCGGGGGAGCTGCGCGGCACCGGGGTGAGCGCGACGGCCCTGTGCCCGGGCTTCGTGCGCACCGAGTTCCACGCGCGCATGGGCGAGGACACCAGCGGCAGCCCGGCGTGGGCGTGGCTGGACGCCGACGCCGTGGTGGAGCAGGCGCTCGCCGACGCCGGGCGCGGCGCGGTGGTCAGCGTCCCGAGCCGGCGCTACGCGCTCGCCGCGCTGGGGCTGCGGCTGGCGCCCCGGCCGCTGGTGCGCGCCGCCTCGGGGGGCGTGGGCGCCCGGCGCGCGCCCTGGCCGATGGGCCGCGACCGCGGCCCCCGCGCCGCCGGGAGCTGA